Proteins co-encoded in one Capnocytophaga ochracea DSM 7271 genomic window:
- a CDS encoding mechanosensitive ion channel domain-containing protein — MNYIQDYLYQIIATAITLVVFIALRYLVNSIINKFGKKAEFVESRTHLVKKYIDYFIYALAILTIVSIWGIKTEQLFLFVTSILTVIGVAFFAQWSILSNITAGIIVFFSSPFRIGDTIKILDKDYPIEAKIIDIKSFYTLLKTTEGEQISLPNNLLLQKGIVIVSEKKYAVKIKP; from the coding sequence ATGAACTATATACAAGACTACCTATATCAAATTATTGCTACTGCCATTACATTGGTGGTCTTTATTGCTTTGCGTTACTTGGTGAACTCCATCATCAATAAGTTCGGAAAAAAAGCGGAGTTCGTAGAGAGTCGTACTCATTTAGTAAAGAAGTATATAGACTATTTTATTTATGCGCTAGCTATCCTTACCATTGTCTCTATTTGGGGAATAAAAACCGAACAGCTATTCCTTTTTGTTACTTCGATACTTACCGTAATAGGGGTAGCATTTTTTGCCCAATGGTCGATTTTGAGCAATATTACAGCGGGGATTATCGTGTTTTTCTCTTCTCCGTTTAGAATAGGTGATACGATTAAGATTTTAGATAAAGATTATCCTATCGAGGCTAAAATAATCGATATAAAATCTTTCTATACTCTTTTGAAAACAACAGAAGGCGAACAGATAAGTTTGCCGAATAATCTTTTGCTCCAAAAAGGGATTGTAATTGTTTCGGAAAAGAAATATGCGGTGAAGATAAAACCGTAA
- the rny gene encoding ribonuclease Y, whose amino-acid sequence MDSTVIISIAVFIIALFIGFAIAKSLEKKNASKIILNAKNEADVLLKNAKAEAENIKKDKIFQAKEKFLELKAEHEKTITAKDKKMAEAEKRIRDKESQVSNELAQNKRLKDELEKKTEEADFRLQTLDKKQEEIDRLHKSQVQQLEVISGLSAEEAKKLLTDSLRSEAQADAMAYIQNTIEEAKLTAHQEARKIIINTIQRIGTEEAVDNCVSVFNLESDEVKGRIIGREGRNIRALEAATGVEIIVDDTPEAIILSCFDSVRREIARLSLHKLVTDGRIHPARIEEVVEKTTKQIEEEIVEIGKRTVIDLGIHGLHPELVKCVGRMKYRSSYGQNLLQHSREVAKLCGVMAAELGLNPKLAKRAGLLHDIGKVPQIESETPHALLGMEWAEKYGEKPEVCNAIGAHHDEIEMTSLLSPIVQVCDAISGARPGARRQVLDSYIQRLKDLEDAAFTFQGVKKAYAIQAGRELRVIVESERVTDDKAAELSFNLSQKIQTDMTYPGQVKVTVIRETRAVNIAK is encoded by the coding sequence ATGGATAGTACAGTTATTATAAGTATTGCAGTTTTTATCATTGCCCTTTTCATAGGGTTCGCTATCGCCAAATCGCTGGAAAAGAAGAACGCCTCTAAAATCATTCTCAACGCTAAGAATGAAGCCGACGTTCTTCTGAAAAACGCTAAAGCCGAAGCTGAAAATATCAAAAAAGACAAGATATTCCAAGCAAAAGAGAAGTTCCTTGAACTAAAAGCTGAACACGAAAAAACAATCACTGCCAAAGATAAAAAAATGGCAGAGGCTGAGAAGCGTATACGCGATAAAGAGTCACAAGTGTCCAATGAATTGGCACAAAATAAGCGCCTAAAAGATGAGTTGGAAAAGAAAACAGAAGAAGCCGACTTTCGCTTGCAGACACTCGATAAAAAACAAGAAGAAATAGACCGCCTACACAAAAGTCAGGTACAACAATTAGAGGTTATTTCAGGCTTGTCTGCCGAAGAAGCTAAGAAACTACTCACCGATTCATTGCGCAGTGAAGCCCAAGCCGACGCGATGGCTTATATCCAAAATACCATTGAAGAAGCCAAGCTCACTGCTCACCAAGAAGCCCGCAAAATCATCATTAATACCATTCAGCGTATAGGCACTGAGGAAGCAGTAGACAATTGCGTATCGGTATTCAATCTCGAGTCTGACGAGGTGAAAGGTCGTATCATCGGTCGTGAAGGGCGCAATATCCGTGCCCTCGAAGCAGCTACTGGGGTCGAAATCATTGTAGACGATACCCCCGAAGCGATTATTCTCTCTTGCTTCGACTCGGTACGTCGCGAAATCGCACGCCTTTCTTTGCACAAGCTCGTAACCGACGGGCGTATTCACCCTGCACGCATTGAAGAAGTGGTTGAAAAAACTACCAAACAAATAGAAGAAGAAATCGTTGAAATAGGTAAACGCACCGTAATTGACCTCGGTATCCACGGATTGCACCCCGAGTTAGTAAAATGTGTAGGACGTATGAAATACCGTTCGTCATATGGGCAGAACCTCTTGCAACACTCTCGCGAAGTAGCCAAGCTCTGCGGAGTAATGGCAGCTGAGTTAGGCTTGAACCCTAAACTTGCCAAACGTGCCGGACTTTTACACGACATCGGTAAAGTACCGCAGATAGAAAGTGAGACTCCTCACGCTCTCCTCGGTATGGAATGGGCAGAGAAATACGGCGAAAAACCCGAAGTGTGCAATGCTATCGGGGCACACCACGACGAGATTGAGATGACCTCCTTGCTTTCGCCTATCGTACAAGTATGCGATGCTATTAGTGGAGCTCGTCCAGGAGCACGTCGTCAAGTACTCGATTCGTATATACAACGTCTCAAAGACCTCGAAGATGCTGCTTTCACTTTCCAAGGCGTGAAGAAAGCCTATGCAATCCAAGCAGGTCGTGAGTTACGTGTAATCGTAGAAAGCGAAAGAGTAACCGACGATAAAGCCGCAGAACTTTCATTCAACTTATCGCAAAAAATCCAAACCGATATGACCTACCCAGGTCAAGTGAAAGTAACGGTAATACGTGAAACTCGTGCTGTGAATATCGCGAAGTAA
- a CDS encoding cell division protein ZapA, with amino-acid sequence MEQDGLRIKLSVADRLYPLTIAPQQEEGFRKAAKKINDMIQDFETVYELRDKQDGLAMCAIALAREIEQAKLNETHEDESLKETLAQVYNALNQIG; translated from the coding sequence ATGGAACAGGACGGATTGAGAATTAAACTTTCGGTAGCCGATAGGTTATACCCTTTAACCATTGCTCCACAACAGGAAGAGGGTTTTAGAAAAGCCGCTAAAAAGATAAACGATATGATTCAAGATTTTGAAACCGTTTATGAACTGCGCGATAAACAAGATGGCTTAGCAATGTGCGCTATCGCTTTGGCAAGAGAAATAGAACAAGCCAAACTCAACGAAACGCACGAAGATGAATCCCTCAAAGAAACCTTAGCACAGGTGTACAACGCCTTAAACCAAATAGGTTAA
- a CDS encoding tRNA threonylcarbamoyladenosine dehydratase, with amino-acid sequence MNNHWLERTELLIKQQGITTLQNAHILIAGLGGVGSYAAEFVTRAGVGALTIVDADTVSLSNINRQLPALHSTIGQAKTEVMRARLLDINPELKLTVIHEFLTPERAWEIVTPDFDYVIDCIDSITPKLNLILAAKRKHVKLVSCMGAGGATDVSQIKVTDLMKTYNCPLAKFIRKRLKNERIHSGIKAVFSSEIVSKDSMQRTEGLDYKKSFYGTISFMPAAFGLYAAATAVNYLLAKQQNKEGL; translated from the coding sequence ATGAATAATCATTGGTTAGAACGTACAGAGCTTTTAATTAAACAACAAGGTATTACCACTTTGCAAAATGCCCATATTCTCATTGCAGGTTTAGGGGGCGTAGGCTCTTATGCTGCCGAATTTGTAACTCGTGCAGGCGTAGGAGCTCTCACTATTGTCGATGCTGATACTGTTTCGCTCTCTAATATCAACCGCCAGTTGCCCGCCCTTCATTCTACGATAGGGCAAGCCAAAACCGAAGTGATGAGAGCACGTCTTTTGGATATCAACCCCGAGCTGAAACTCACCGTCATTCACGAATTCCTGACCCCTGAGCGCGCTTGGGAAATCGTAACGCCCGACTTCGATTATGTCATCGACTGTATCGATAGTATTACCCCTAAGCTGAACCTTATTCTTGCAGCTAAACGCAAACACGTAAAGCTCGTGAGTTGTATGGGCGCGGGAGGTGCTACCGATGTTTCCCAAATAAAAGTAACCGACCTGATGAAAACGTATAACTGTCCGTTGGCAAAGTTTATTCGCAAACGACTTAAAAACGAGCGTATTCACTCAGGTATAAAAGCCGTATTCTCTTCCGAAATAGTTTCCAAGGACTCTATGCAACGCACCGAAGGTCTTGACTATAAAAAGTCTTTTTATGGTACCATTAGCTTTATGCCAGCCGCTTTTGGGTTATACGCTGCTGCTACTGCGGTAAATTACCTATTAGCAAAACAACAAAATAAAGAAGGGCTTTAA
- the rpiB gene encoding ribose 5-phosphate isomerase B produces the protein MKIAIGNDHAGVDYKKAIVAFLESKGIEVLNCGTDTSESVDYPDFGHAVAKALEENKADLGIVICGSGNGIAMSANKHPHIRCAVCWTKELSALARAHNNANVLSIPARFTAIEQAVDIANTFLNTPFEGGRHERRVKKI, from the coding sequence ATGAAAATAGCCATAGGAAATGACCACGCAGGAGTCGATTATAAAAAAGCTATTGTAGCTTTTCTGGAAAGTAAAGGAATAGAAGTACTCAACTGCGGTACCGATACTTCTGAAAGTGTAGACTACCCCGATTTTGGTCACGCCGTAGCCAAAGCCTTAGAAGAAAACAAAGCCGACCTTGGTATTGTGATTTGCGGTAGTGGTAACGGCATTGCAATGAGTGCCAATAAGCACCCTCACATCCGCTGTGCAGTCTGCTGGACAAAAGAGCTCTCTGCTCTTGCCCGTGCCCATAACAATGCCAATGTGCTAAGCATTCCCGCCCGCTTTACCGCCATTGAGCAAGCCGTAGATATAGCCAATACCTTTCTCAACACCCCTTTTGAAGGCGGTCGCCACGAAAGAAGAGTAAAGAAGATTTAA
- a CDS encoding DUF4434 domain-containing protein: protein MKKLILFLTILGALLSVSCSKSNSDEPTPNPNNPIVPTPQPNPNPQPNPQPNPPTPSPSDKKILTGTFIQLFNKGDWSEAQWDNFLAEIKDLGMNTLIVQYIGYINPSNNLTWFDSNNNFTTTKIKPTLQRILASAQRKGIEVHIGLLFDESYWQHQTDASWLQTQANYCIAIAEDIQRQFGTHPAFKGWYIPHEPEPYAYNTDDKIALFREKFIDRISNRLHQLNNKPVSIAAFWNSALSSPEQLQHFMAELAKSNLEIIMLQDGVGAQHVTLNRLAEYYQAAERGLFQENKNYKGVFWSDLETFASPNGQVPFHPASFDRVKQQLTTAFSIPKVTKVVSFAYFDDMYTQSPNKAQADALREAYKQYIKNK, encoded by the coding sequence ATGAAAAAATTAATTTTATTTCTCACCATTTTAGGCGCTTTGCTATCAGTCTCTTGTAGCAAAAGCAACTCCGATGAACCAACCCCCAACCCTAACAACCCTATTGTTCCCACTCCACAACCCAACCCTAACCCGCAGCCCAATCCACAACCTAATCCGCCTACCCCTTCCCCTTCCGATAAAAAGATACTTACAGGTACCTTCATACAGCTCTTTAACAAAGGCGATTGGAGTGAAGCTCAATGGGACAATTTTTTAGCCGAAATCAAAGACTTGGGTATGAACACCCTCATCGTGCAATACATAGGATATATAAATCCTTCTAATAACCTCACTTGGTTCGATTCAAACAATAACTTTACTACCACCAAAATTAAACCTACCCTACAACGAATCCTCGCCTCAGCTCAGCGTAAAGGCATAGAAGTACACATAGGCTTGCTCTTTGATGAAAGTTATTGGCAACATCAAACCGATGCGTCGTGGCTACAAACTCAAGCCAATTATTGTATTGCTATTGCCGAAGATATCCAACGCCAGTTTGGTACTCACCCAGCCTTCAAAGGGTGGTATATCCCACACGAACCCGAGCCTTATGCTTATAATACCGATGATAAGATAGCTCTTTTCAGAGAGAAATTTATAGACCGCATCTCTAATCGTTTGCACCAGCTGAATAACAAACCCGTTTCAATTGCTGCCTTTTGGAATAGTGCACTTTCGTCTCCCGAACAGTTGCAACACTTTATGGCTGAACTCGCTAAGAGTAATTTAGAAATCATTATGTTACAAGATGGGGTAGGGGCACAACACGTAACCCTCAACCGCCTTGCTGAGTACTACCAAGCGGCTGAGCGCGGACTATTTCAGGAAAACAAAAACTATAAAGGCGTATTTTGGTCAGACCTCGAAACTTTTGCCTCTCCTAATGGTCAGGTACCTTTTCATCCCGCCTCTTTCGATAGAGTCAAACAACAACTCACTACCGCTTTCTCCATTCCCAAAGTAACCAAAGTAGTATCTTTTGCATATTTTGACGATATGTACACCCAAAGCCCCAATAAAGCCCAAGCCGATGCTCTACGCGAAGCCTACAAACAATATATAAAAAACAAATAA
- a CDS encoding PhoH family protein: MNELTLELTDVSAQVFCGEDENNIKYIKTLFPKLKIVARGSKLIVFGEEHLLKDFQKQMEKLIAYCAKYNRLDERTIDSIFSATSTEKSEKVREEDIIVHGVNGKIIRPQTPNQVKLVELMHQNDMVFAVGPAGTGKTYVGVALAVKALKEKQVRRIILTRPAVEAGENLGFLPGDLKEKLDPYMQPLYDALRDMIPHEKLNAFIEAGIIEIAPLAFMRGRTLDNAFVILDEAQNTTHAQMKMFLTRMGRNAKFMITGDPGQIDLPRKVSSGLKEAMLILQKVRGIAFLHLDDRDVVRHPLVRSIIEAYKTIENNE, translated from the coding sequence GTGAACGAATTAACCTTAGAACTTACTGACGTGAGCGCCCAAGTGTTTTGTGGCGAAGACGAAAATAATATAAAATACATCAAAACGCTTTTCCCGAAACTGAAAATCGTAGCACGGGGGTCTAAACTTATTGTCTTTGGCGAAGAACATTTGCTAAAAGATTTTCAGAAACAAATGGAAAAGCTTATCGCCTATTGCGCGAAATACAATCGCTTAGACGAGCGCACTATCGATAGTATTTTTTCGGCTACTAGTACTGAGAAGAGCGAAAAAGTGCGCGAAGAGGACATCATTGTGCACGGCGTGAATGGCAAAATCATACGTCCGCAAACCCCAAATCAGGTAAAATTAGTAGAGCTGATGCACCAAAACGATATGGTATTTGCCGTAGGACCTGCCGGTACGGGTAAGACCTATGTGGGCGTTGCCTTAGCCGTAAAAGCTCTTAAAGAAAAACAAGTGCGTAGGATTATCCTCACTCGTCCGGCAGTGGAAGCAGGCGAGAATCTCGGCTTTCTTCCTGGAGACCTCAAAGAGAAACTCGACCCCTATATGCAACCCCTATATGATGCCTTGCGCGATATGATTCCGCACGAAAAACTCAACGCTTTTATTGAGGCAGGAATCATAGAGATTGCGCCTCTTGCCTTTATGCGCGGACGCACCTTAGACAACGCTTTTGTAATTCTCGACGAGGCACAGAACACCACCCACGCCCAGATGAAAATGTTCCTCACCCGTATGGGGCGCAATGCCAAGTTTATGATTACCGGCGACCCTGGACAAATAGATCTCCCCCGCAAAGTATCTTCTGGACTTAAAGAAGCAATGCTTATCCTTCAAAAAGTACGGGGTATCGCCTTCCTTCACTTAGACGACAGAGATGTTGTGCGTCACCCACTGGTACGCAGTATTATAGAGGCTTATAAGACGATTGAGAACAATGAATAG
- a CDS encoding outer membrane beta-barrel protein, whose amino-acid sequence MKKIILSLLLAVTANGFAQSSFKGTLLNTEKKPVSAANVLLMTLPDSTLVKGAISNERGVFELPNAAEGKKVVIKITHLEYQTEVFTPSGSNLGTIVLTPATNQLGEVVVTAHRPILEQKGTRISTNVAQSTLQNLPKAEMLINFLPGVSTSYTGGGYEVFGKGNPIFYIDNRRVRNLDEVNQLSPKDIESIELETQPGAEHDNTVGAVIYIKLKKKQGDGLSGSVENENYVLKKGALITTWLSLNYRKGKTDWFTTIGNFNNFNKKNADLYQDLQVHTQSNDWRVTSDETNRSNAKGINAKIGVAHEISDKHSIGASVRGSIEPWVGHRFSTQETATFKNNVLTAKGLNEYDRFSQDKKLSINAYYEGKLTDKLKLQTDVDYIGQRSDNTSDIVERNLLSATSRNVHTHSDAASDWWGLKTTFLQTLGKGAINYGVEASDLHRTEDYTDNVLSASDIKNTETRSAGFVSFSYPIKKVNLKLGTRYEYADFGYYENRQKSPVKSKTYRDWLPNISIAFPWDKTQLTFSYARKIKRPAFYELSDYNTYSSPFLYNRGNPYIVPQLTDEWNALATYGPISASVSYSNIHKGIYSDYQLSSINPDAVEKTLRNYDDFSELKCVLNAQTQIGKWMPKLTLTYKKPFANNVFYTNEGRFMVEMMNQITPTENWLILAMFIYMNKGSNREVYAYKDMSGIVVGVARMFFHQSLTVYTVISDPYNGLNEHTRVQNPYISNSTAENYSNISFKVGLNYNFNTTQSKYKGQGAGEEEKNRL is encoded by the coding sequence ATGAAAAAGATTATTCTATCACTGCTATTAGCAGTAACGGCAAATGGCTTTGCACAATCTTCTTTTAAAGGAACCTTGTTGAATACTGAAAAAAAACCAGTGAGTGCTGCCAATGTGCTCCTAATGACTCTCCCCGACTCTACTCTCGTAAAAGGGGCAATAAGCAATGAGCGAGGAGTTTTTGAACTACCCAATGCCGCTGAGGGTAAAAAGGTGGTTATCAAAATTACGCATTTGGAATATCAAACGGAGGTATTTACCCCCTCGGGGAGCAACTTGGGCACCATTGTTTTGACCCCTGCTACCAATCAGTTGGGCGAAGTAGTGGTAACAGCTCATCGCCCGATATTAGAACAAAAGGGTACGCGCATCAGTACCAATGTGGCGCAATCGACCTTGCAGAACCTACCCAAAGCCGAAATGCTTATCAACTTCTTGCCTGGGGTGAGCACTTCCTACACCGGTGGAGGTTATGAGGTGTTTGGCAAAGGCAATCCTATCTTCTACATCGATAACCGCAGGGTGCGCAATTTAGATGAGGTGAATCAGTTATCGCCCAAAGATATTGAGAGCATAGAGCTGGAAACCCAACCTGGTGCGGAACACGACAATACGGTGGGTGCGGTAATTTATATCAAACTGAAAAAGAAACAAGGCGATGGACTCAGCGGGTCGGTTGAAAATGAAAATTATGTGTTAAAAAAAGGAGCCTTAATAACTACTTGGCTTAGTCTCAACTATCGCAAAGGCAAAACCGACTGGTTTACTACTATAGGCAACTTCAACAACTTCAACAAGAAAAATGCCGACCTCTATCAGGATTTGCAAGTACATACCCAAAGTAATGATTGGCGCGTAACGAGCGACGAAACTAATAGGAGTAATGCCAAAGGAATAAATGCTAAAATAGGGGTAGCTCACGAGATTTCGGACAAACATTCCATAGGCGCAAGTGTGAGAGGGAGTATAGAACCTTGGGTGGGACACAGGTTTAGCACCCAAGAGACTGCTACCTTCAAAAATAACGTCCTTACTGCCAAAGGGCTCAATGAATACGACCGCTTTAGCCAAGATAAAAAGTTAAGCATTAATGCTTATTACGAAGGTAAACTTACCGACAAACTGAAACTGCAAACTGATGTAGATTATATCGGTCAGCGTTCCGATAACACTTCCGATATTGTGGAGCGCAACCTCCTAAGTGCTACCTCTCGTAACGTGCACACCCATTCCGATGCTGCTTCCGATTGGTGGGGACTCAAAACTACTTTCTTGCAAACCCTTGGCAAGGGCGCTATAAACTATGGCGTAGAAGCAAGCGACCTGCATCGCACTGAGGACTATACCGATAATGTGCTTTCGGCTTCGGATATTAAGAATACCGAAACGCGTTCGGCTGGTTTTGTGAGTTTCTCTTACCCTATCAAAAAGGTGAATTTGAAACTCGGTACGCGTTACGAGTACGCCGACTTTGGTTATTACGAAAACAGACAAAAGAGCCCCGTAAAAAGCAAGACCTACCGCGATTGGTTACCCAATATTTCTATCGCATTCCCTTGGGATAAAACTCAACTGACCTTTAGTTATGCACGCAAAATTAAACGTCCGGCTTTTTATGAGCTCAGCGATTACAACACTTATAGTTCTCCTTTCTTGTACAATCGTGGAAACCCATATATTGTGCCTCAGCTTACTGATGAATGGAATGCCTTGGCTACTTATGGTCCTATTTCGGCTTCGGTAAGTTATTCTAATATTCACAAGGGTATTTATTCCGATTACCAACTCTCAAGCATCAATCCCGATGCCGTTGAGAAAACCCTTCGCAATTACGATGATTTTAGCGAGCTGAAATGTGTGCTCAATGCGCAAACCCAAATAGGTAAATGGATGCCTAAACTTACGCTCACTTATAAAAAACCTTTTGCTAACAATGTGTTTTACACCAATGAAGGTAGGTTTATGGTAGAAATGATGAACCAAATTACTCCTACTGAAAACTGGTTAATCTTGGCGATGTTTATTTATATGAACAAAGGTTCAAACCGAGAAGTCTACGCCTACAAGGATATGAGCGGAATAGTCGTAGGGGTTGCCCGTATGTTCTTCCACCAATCGCTTACGGTGTATACCGTAATTTCCGACCCTTATAACGGTCTCAATGAGCACACACGCGTACAAAATCCGTACATTAGCAATAGTACTGCTGAGAATTACAGCAATATAAGTTTTAAAGTAGGACTGAACTACAATTTCAACACCACCCAAAGCAAGTATAAAGGACAAGGTGCGGGAGAAGAAGAGAAGAACCGCTTGTAA
- a CDS encoding energy transducer TonB: MKTIYLLTVLSLLIGCLSVQAQEKEDALLIPVKLPYCSIFDTSARKMVDRTVKECLDYWVVMHFEYPEKALKWGVQGQVVLDIVINKQGVLKIKGAEGGDPILEKAAIDLFKNFPPMYPAKNIKGEAVDCYYKYPINFRLKD, encoded by the coding sequence ATGAAAACAATATATTTACTCACCGTACTATCCTTGTTAATAGGTTGTTTGAGTGTACAAGCACAAGAAAAAGAAGACGCTTTATTAATACCCGTAAAGCTTCCTTATTGTAGTATATTTGATACCTCAGCAAGAAAAATGGTAGATAGGACGGTGAAAGAATGTTTGGACTATTGGGTAGTAATGCACTTCGAATATCCTGAGAAAGCTCTGAAATGGGGCGTACAAGGGCAAGTGGTGCTTGATATAGTGATTAATAAGCAAGGGGTTCTAAAAATTAAAGGAGCTGAAGGAGGCGACCCTATATTGGAAAAGGCAGCAATAGACTTGTTTAAGAACTTTCCGCCTATGTATCCAGCTAAGAATATCAAAGGGGAGGCTGTGGATTGCTATTATAAGTATCCTATTAATTTCAGATTAAAAGATTAG
- a CDS encoding type II toxin-antitoxin system RelE/ParE family toxin, with protein sequence MDEKLANRFFQEIDKCFEYIKDYPYMFTKRYREIRVCFTKVFPYGIYYVIKVTPKRKTTTITVINILHTSRKVRYKE encoded by the coding sequence ATTGATGAAAAATTAGCTAACCGCTTCTTCCAAGAGATAGATAAATGTTTTGAATACATAAAAGATTATCCTTATATGTTTACTAAAAGATATAGGGAAATCAGAGTGTGTTTTACCAAAGTATTCCCTTATGGGATTTATTATGTGATAAAAGTTACGCCTAAAAGAAAAACAACAACAATAACAGTGATAAATATTCTGCATACAAGCAGAAAAGTAAGATACAAAGAATAA
- the cysD gene encoding sulfate adenylyltransferase subunit CysD, which produces MNKEHLKQLEAESIYIMREVAAQFERPALLFSGGKDSITLVHLAMKAFAPMKIPFPLVHIDTGHNFPEALEYRDALAKRIGAELIVRQVEDTIKAKGLTEPKGKFASRNWLQTHTLLDTIEEFHFDACIGGARRDEEKARAKERFFSVRDEFGQWDPKLQRPELWNIYNGRIQKGENVRVFPISNWTELDVWNYIQQEKIALPSIYFAHNREVIEYEGRLIAVSPFIQIDENDTILNKRVRYRTVGDMTCTAAVESNAATLEEVVNEITASRISERGETRIDDKVTEAAMEDRKKGGYF; this is translated from the coding sequence GTGAATAAAGAACATTTAAAACAATTAGAAGCTGAAAGTATTTACATAATGCGGGAAGTAGCAGCGCAGTTTGAGCGTCCTGCCTTGCTTTTTAGTGGTGGTAAGGACTCTATTACCTTGGTGCACTTGGCAATGAAAGCCTTTGCTCCTATGAAGATTCCTTTCCCTTTGGTACATATCGACACGGGTCATAACTTCCCCGAAGCTCTTGAATATCGCGATGCCCTTGCTAAACGCATAGGTGCGGAACTGATTGTGCGACAAGTAGAAGACACCATTAAAGCGAAAGGACTCACTGAGCCCAAAGGTAAGTTTGCTTCTCGTAACTGGTTGCAAACACACACTTTATTGGACACTATTGAGGAGTTTCACTTCGACGCCTGCATAGGAGGGGCGCGTAGAGATGAAGAGAAAGCACGTGCCAAAGAGCGCTTCTTTTCAGTAAGAGACGAATTTGGTCAGTGGGACCCTAAGTTGCAACGTCCGGAGCTGTGGAACATCTACAACGGTCGGATACAGAAAGGCGAAAACGTGCGGGTGTTTCCTATCTCGAACTGGACGGAATTAGACGTATGGAATTATATTCAGCAAGAGAAAATAGCACTTCCTTCTATCTATTTTGCGCACAATCGCGAGGTGATTGAGTACGAAGGTAGACTTATTGCGGTGTCGCCTTTTATCCAGATAGATGAAAACGATACTATCCTAAACAAGCGTGTGCGCTATCGCACGGTAGGTGATATGACCTGTACTGCTGCCGTAGAGAGCAATGCAGCGACTCTTGAAGAGGTGGTGAATGAGATTACTGCCTCGCGTATTTCGGAGCGCGGTGAGACCCGCATAGACGACAAAGTAACGGAAGCAGCAATGGAAGACCGTAAAAAAGGAGGATATTTTTAA
- a CDS encoding TlpA family protein disulfide reductase: MRKRFLFTALALFFLATAESFAQALQRHNLVPEINLPQPNGEKLALSSLRGKYVLVDFWASWCMPCKKENKYLKQAYKEFKGKNFVILSVSIDRPKDKDAWQDAIKIEGMVWHNVWDNDGKTAEKYGVTSIPAPFLIDPEGNLLSQGDNLRANDLMKTLKKYIK; encoded by the coding sequence ATGAGAAAAAGATTTTTATTTACAGCCTTAGCACTTTTCTTTTTGGCAACTGCGGAATCCTTTGCACAAGCGTTGCAACGCCATAACCTTGTACCTGAAATTAACTTACCACAGCCTAATGGTGAAAAGTTAGCGTTATCTTCGTTACGTGGTAAATATGTGCTGGTAGACTTTTGGGCTTCGTGGTGTATGCCTTGCAAGAAGGAAAACAAATACCTCAAACAAGCGTATAAAGAGTTCAAAGGGAAGAATTTTGTAATTCTATCAGTATCGATAGATAGACCTAAGGATAAAGACGCTTGGCAGGACGCTATCAAAATAGAAGGAATGGTGTGGCATAATGTGTGGGACAACGATGGCAAAACCGCTGAGAAATATGGGGTAACGAGTATCCCTGCGCCTTTTCTCATAGACCCGGAAGGAAACTTATTGTCGCAAGGAGATAACCTAAGAGCTAATGATTTAATGAAAACGCTGAAGAAATACATCAAATAG